In Armatimonadota bacterium, a single window of DNA contains:
- a CDS encoding DUF4268 domain-containing protein: MAEAIAKAQRYFSELPAPPNEANTCSWVIHPLLLAAGYEHHEIHGEVGGASGKIPDFTLLPKTNWTWFVEAKAWDVKLDNWHVDQALFYAHANGKRWVVLTNGKEWRLFDDSIAGMSEDRLVASSYLQNTDEMAAFLGAVSKSSMLEQRIEVYATSKRVRKALLKALSEPSSGVIASIVKTLSKELNAPNITAQMVVNSIPSSSMKTTDDACPKTGVEDKASESLTKDDPMQPSQYLKYWADFRTFLLQKDCPVKPGKAGDQSWLDFSQYGNGVGLVAVGGWRDSYLSIQLYIRDDPNKIKFDYFLEHRGSIDAAITGLIWDRKAGCKASSIDLRLSGTDLKNESQRAAQHQWMFDSIVRFHTVFSPLVKKLV; the protein is encoded by the coding sequence TTGGCTGAAGCGATCGCGAAGGCCCAAAGGTACTTCTCGGAGTTACCGGCTCCGCCGAATGAGGCGAACACGTGTTCTTGGGTCATACACCCCCTCCTGCTTGCCGCAGGATATGAACATCATGAGATCCATGGCGAAGTGGGGGGCGCTTCCGGCAAGATTCCCGACTTTACTTTGCTCCCAAAAACGAACTGGACCTGGTTTGTCGAAGCAAAGGCCTGGGACGTCAAGCTTGATAACTGGCACGTCGACCAAGCTCTGTTCTATGCCCATGCCAATGGTAAACGGTGGGTAGTTCTCACAAACGGTAAGGAGTGGAGGCTTTTCGACGACAGCATTGCGGGAATGTCTGAGGACAGGCTTGTGGCTTCATCGTACTTGCAGAACACGGACGAGATGGCCGCCTTCCTCGGCGCTGTTTCCAAGTCCTCGATGCTCGAGCAACGAATTGAGGTGTATGCTACTTCCAAGAGAGTCCGAAAGGCATTGCTCAAGGCTTTATCCGAACCATCTTCCGGCGTCATTGCTTCAATCGTCAAGACGCTGTCGAAGGAGCTAAACGCTCCGAACATCACAGCACAAATGGTGGTCAATAGCATTCCATCATCTAGCATGAAAACTACCGATGATGCATGTCCCAAGACAGGTGTGGAGGATAAAGCGTCCGAGTCCTTAACAAAAGACGATCCTATGCAGCCTAGCCAGTATCTGAAATACTGGGCGGACTTTAGGACTTTTCTGCTCCAGAAAGACTGTCCAGTAAAGCCGGGGAAGGCAGGCGACCAATCCTGGCTCGATTTCTCTCAATATGGCAATGGAGTTGGGCTCGTCGCCGTCGGAGGATGGCGTGACAGTTATCTCTCCATTCAACTCTACATCCGCGATGATCCTAACAAAATCAAGTTCGATTACTTCCTGGAGCATCGCGGGTCAATTGATGCGGCGATTACTGGGTTGATCTGGGACAGGAAAGCAGGGTGCAAGGCAAGCTCCATCGATTTGCGCCTCAGTGGCACCGACCTAAAGAACGAATCACAGAGGGCTGCTCAACACCAGTGGATGTTTGATAGCATCGTGCGCTTCCACACCGTGTTTAGCCCCCTGGTGAAGAAACTCGTATAG
- a CDS encoding beta-lactamase family protein: protein MLSLALICSVLASEVPVTGKTVPELAGFDEEMLAHMESHHIPGGSLAVLRDGKLIFARGYGFADKDKTKPVQPDTLFRLASVSKPITGLVAMRLKAEGKLRYEDRAFELLGFSEKDVADKRLLRVTVLQLLQHTGGWNRDKSGDPMFQAARIVKDLGIKGPPTSNDVIRWMLGRPLDSDPGAEYHYSNFGYCVLGRIIEKVTGKSYEDAVKSLLLTPAGIKGMAIGKSALSEMTPQETYYFSDGNVRSIFDPSGPRVPAAYNLDPLTMDAHGGWIASAVDLMKLSRLLQTPFVTPGMAADVLAPPHEPVSRGADGKLADAFYTMGSMVRPQGRSGKANFWHAGAMPGTYTLWVRLSNGMSWAALFNRRPGSGDPPEGEIDHALHRAASRVKRWPTHDLFRAFR, encoded by the coding sequence ATGCTCTCACTTGCGCTGATCTGCTCGGTTCTGGCTTCCGAGGTTCCGGTGACCGGAAAGACGGTCCCAGAATTGGCCGGCTTTGACGAGGAGATGCTGGCTCATATGGAGTCGCACCATATTCCTGGCGGCTCGCTGGCCGTGTTGCGAGACGGCAAGCTGATCTTCGCGAGGGGCTATGGGTTTGCGGACAAGGACAAGACCAAGCCCGTCCAGCCGGACACGCTCTTCCGGCTCGCCAGCGTCAGCAAGCCGATCACTGGGCTGGTTGCGATGAGGCTCAAAGCCGAGGGCAAGCTTAGGTACGAGGACCGGGCATTCGAGCTTCTTGGCTTCTCGGAAAAGGACGTCGCCGACAAACGCCTGCTGAGGGTCACCGTGCTCCAACTCTTGCAGCACACCGGCGGCTGGAACCGGGATAAGAGCGGCGACCCCATGTTTCAGGCGGCCCGCATCGTGAAGGACCTGGGCATCAAGGGGCCGCCGACGAGCAACGACGTGATTCGCTGGATGCTCGGCAGGCCGCTGGACAGCGATCCTGGCGCCGAGTACCACTACTCCAACTTCGGCTACTGCGTGCTCGGGAGGATCATCGAGAAGGTGACGGGCAAGAGCTATGAGGATGCGGTGAAGAGCCTGCTGTTGACTCCCGCCGGGATCAAGGGAATGGCGATCGGGAAGTCGGCGCTCTCCGAGATGACCCCCCAGGAGACCTACTACTTCTCGGATGGCAACGTTCGCTCCATCTTCGATCCCAGTGGCCCGCGCGTGCCGGCAGCCTACAACCTGGATCCGCTAACGATGGATGCGCACGGCGGCTGGATCGCATCGGCGGTGGACCTGATGAAGCTGAGCCGCTTGCTGCAAACGCCGTTCGTCACGCCCGGGATGGCGGCCGACGTGCTGGCGCCGCCCCATGAGCCCGTTTCTCGCGGCGCCGACGGCAAGCTCGCGGATGCCTTCTACACGATGGGCTCGATGGTTAGGCCTCAGGGACGCTCCGGCAAAGCAAACTTCTGGCACGCCGGCGCGATGCCGGGGACCTACACGCTTTGGGTGCGACTGTCCAACGGCATGTCCTGGGCGGCGCTCTTCAATCGTCGGCCGGGGTCGGGCGATCCACCGGAAGGCGAAATCGACCACGCTTTGCATCGCGCTGCGTCGAGGGTCAAGCGCTGGCCGACGCACGACCTGTTTCGGGCGTTTCGCTAG
- a CDS encoding DUF1801 domain-containing protein yields MTSQAKSVEAYLAELPEDRREAIQAVRKVILDNLDKDYQEGMQYGMIGYFVPHSVYPPGYHCDPKQPLPFAGLGNQKNHMSVYLMCLYGDEAQEAWFRDEWAKTGKKLDMGKSCVRFKKLDDVALEVIGEAVRRVPAAKFIEKYESVIKPNKK; encoded by the coding sequence ATGACCAGTCAAGCCAAGAGCGTTGAGGCGTATCTCGCCGAACTGCCGGAGGATCGGCGGGAGGCAATCCAGGCCGTCCGCAAAGTGATCCTCGACAACCTGGATAAGGACTACCAAGAGGGCATGCAATACGGCATGATCGGCTACTTCGTGCCGCACTCCGTGTACCCGCCGGGTTATCACTGTGACCCCAAGCAGCCGTTGCCGTTTGCGGGGCTGGGCAACCAGAAAAACCACATGTCGGTGTACCTGATGTGCCTTTACGGAGACGAGGCGCAAGAAGCCTGGTTTCGCGACGAGTGGGCCAAGACAGGCAAGAAGCTCGACATGGGGAAGTCTTGCGTTCGGTTCAAGAAGCTGGACGACGTCGCCCTGGAAGTGATCGGCGAGGCCGTTCGCCGGGTGCCGGCGGCCAAGTTCATCGAGAAGTACGAGTCGGTGATCAAGCCAAACAAGAAATAG
- a CDS encoding nuclear transport factor 2 family protein has translation MMNTRFTNIALAALALSTAAFADDTAAFKKEYMASIPKTVAAFKNKDISYFEKMSTKDFTYVGKVEGTQDKKTAMAGLKQMFGMAKSVDYKPKVLKITAKGNAAVVSLEETFSSAIDMGDGKAHKMVAVGWADEHFRKEGGKWMLAKIVETKAGKMTLDGKPFDPAMMAPPPVKKAKSSKG, from the coding sequence ATGATGAACACACGCTTTACCAACATCGCTCTGGCGGCCCTTGCGCTTAGTACGGCAGCCTTCGCCGACGATACCGCCGCCTTCAAGAAGGAATACATGGCCTCGATCCCCAAGACCGTCGCCGCCTTCAAGAACAAAGACATCTCGTACTTCGAAAAGATGTCCACGAAGGACTTCACCTACGTCGGGAAGGTCGAAGGCACCCAGGATAAGAAGACCGCCATGGCCGGCCTCAAGCAAATGTTCGGGATGGCCAAGTCCGTTGACTACAAGCCGAAGGTACTCAAGATCACGGCCAAGGGCAATGCCGCCGTCGTGAGCCTGGAAGAGACCTTCAGCTCGGCAATAGACATGGGAGATGGCAAAGCCCACAAGATGGTCGCCGTCGGCTGGGCCGATGAGCACTTCCGCAAGGAAGGCGGCAAATGGATGCTCGCCAAAATCGTTGAGACGAAGGCTGGCAAGATGACATTGGACGGCAAGCCGTTCGATCCCGCGATGATGGCGCCGCCCCCCGTCAAGAAAGCCAAAAGCTCAAAGGGTTAG
- a CDS encoding prepilin-type N-terminal cleavage/methylation domain-containing protein, translated as MKKAFTLIELLVVIAIIAILAAILFPVFAQAKTAAKKSVAISNQKQITTGMFLYTTDYDDTWARNDECVPYSSLNQNLNTAANNSATGQGCTPDGSTYFYNRVNHFSWHKWVGPYIKNIDLFWHPVKGRINMTDGFGCAGGYWEKCGQIFGSFALNTAVTGALNTYDNSVGASSSRIFRNSWTGGTQTNLAQPASTLLFAEASNPYTGILPHGVLTANYSDFSVTVYPAVLREHLVNDLYEGNGNSGTISGNAYLVQARTSAGGFTIGYADGHAKFMTAGEIISKTPTIAEYAPGTAMANGLATSTQRLATVNTNINYPLWGLSQ; from the coding sequence ATGAAAAAAGCCTTCACGCTTATCGAGTTGCTGGTGGTGATCGCCATCATCGCGATCCTCGCCGCCATTCTCTTCCCGGTCTTTGCCCAGGCTAAGACCGCCGCCAAGAAATCCGTCGCGATCTCCAACCAGAAGCAGATCACGACCGGCATGTTCCTCTACACGACGGACTATGACGACACGTGGGCTCGCAACGACGAGTGCGTGCCGTACTCATCACTGAATCAGAACTTGAACACCGCGGCCAACAACTCAGCCACGGGCCAGGGCTGCACGCCCGACGGCTCCACCTATTTCTACAATCGAGTCAACCACTTCTCCTGGCACAAGTGGGTCGGTCCCTACATCAAGAACATCGACCTCTTCTGGCACCCCGTCAAGGGCCGCATCAACATGACCGACGGCTTCGGCTGTGCGGGCGGCTATTGGGAGAAGTGCGGCCAGATCTTTGGCAGCTTCGCGCTGAATACGGCCGTGACCGGCGCTCTGAACACGTATGACAACTCGGTCGGCGCATCTTCCAGCCGCATCTTCCGAAACAGCTGGACAGGCGGAACCCAGACCAATCTCGCTCAGCCCGCTTCGACGCTTCTCTTTGCCGAAGCGAGCAACCCGTACACCGGAATCCTCCCCCATGGTGTGCTTACCGCCAACTACTCGGACTTCTCGGTGACGGTCTATCCGGCCGTGCTACGCGAGCATTTGGTCAACGACCTCTATGAGGGCAACGGCAACAGCGGAACGATCAGCGGCAACGCCTACCTGGTCCAGGCCCGAACGTCTGCGGGTGGCTTCACCATCGGCTATGCCGACGGCCACGCGAAGTTCATGACTGCCGGCGAAATCATCTCGAAGACGCCGACCATCGCCGAATATGCGCCGGGCACGGCCATGGCCAACGGACTCGCGACCTCGACCCAGCGGCTCGCAACGGTCAACACGAACATCAACTACCCGCTCTGGGGGCTCTCGCAGTGA
- a CDS encoding prepilin-type N-terminal cleavage/methylation domain-containing protein, with the protein MKRGFTLLEILLVVAIVALLAALLFPVLSMAKKSSKRAVCTEQLRQLGQALSLYDPEGDRLPPNLDVLASSGLLTSKELTLCPDDPVGGYASKFDACRKVSHTFPQTYETMFSWPAGMIQRIEKADANHGLVVCRVHGQRGANYELGLKRFCDYAWHMFQGTLLRLRKDGSVQSAKYRLHRKVVNGAVVEEAAMVWELFTDLPDPSGVGKGHGG; encoded by the coding sequence GTGAAGCGGGGATTCACGCTACTCGAGATATTGCTCGTCGTGGCCATCGTGGCGCTTCTGGCGGCGCTGCTGTTTCCGGTGCTTTCGATGGCGAAAAAGTCCTCCAAAAGGGCGGTCTGTACGGAGCAGCTTCGGCAGTTGGGCCAGGCGCTCTCCCTTTACGACCCTGAGGGAGATCGGCTGCCGCCGAACCTGGACGTTCTGGCTTCATCGGGGCTCTTGACTTCAAAGGAGCTGACCCTTTGTCCCGACGATCCTGTGGGCGGGTATGCGAGCAAGTTCGACGCATGCAGGAAAGTGTCACACACGTTTCCGCAGACCTATGAGACGATGTTCTCTTGGCCGGCGGGGATGATCCAGCGCATAGAGAAGGCTGACGCGAACCACGGCCTGGTGGTTTGCCGGGTGCACGGGCAACGCGGCGCGAACTACGAGCTTGGGTTGAAGCGGTTCTGCGACTACGCTTGGCACATGTTTCAAGGCACGCTGCTGCGGCTCCGGAAAGACGGCTCTGTGCAGAGCGCCAAGTACCGCCTGCACAGAAAGGTGGTGAATGGCGCGGTGGTGGAAGAGGCGGCAATGGTTTGGGAGCTTTTCACCGACCTTCCCGACCCCAGCGGAGTCGGGAAGGGGCATGGGGGCTAG